The Fusarium musae strain F31 chromosome 10, whole genome shotgun sequence DNA window GGTGCTGTGCTCGCTGGCCATGATCACCAGGCCCTTCTTATCGCTGAGGCTCAGTGCTTGCATCACGCAATGCGAATCATCTACATACTCACCACGCTCAACCAGCATAGCACACAACACCACCTCCTCGAATTCGACACCGCTATATGTGCTTATCATGCCACCCGTCTTATACTCTTCATCTCTCGATTCGGCAAAGGACCTGCTCGGCCATCACCGGAATTCGCTGTCAGTCGTGCCGAGCTTTGCCTAGCTGCGCTCAAGAGATTTTTCCGATTCTCAGCGCTCGTTAGTCCCATCATTGAAGAACTGGAGGagtccatcaccatcttctcagaacagcaaaagaagaagcaaaactTTCCTAGCAGTCAGCCAGAGGCTGCCGGGTCTATTCACGCCACAGCAAACCAGGGATTGGCTGCTGCAGCAAATGCAACACATTCGGCGGGAACTCTGTCtcacaacacaacaccagGTTCCTCGGGAATCACAACGAACGAGAGAGGCACAGCCAGTTCCTACTCAGCTACTGCACCAGCGATGAACAGCGAACCCACAGAGGACCAGGCTCCGCAAAGTGAGGCCCATCAACTATTCTCGCTACAGAATCAAAGCAGATCGGACGGTCAGTTTTCCGAAGCCGTGCGTGCTCGGCAGCGCTTAGCTGTACACAGTCTATTGCGCCGGGCTGAACTGTCAAACGTTGGAGGCAATGACGAAGTACCTCCTGGTTCTGATACAACACCTCGGCGTCCGTCTTTTACAGTAGGGGATGATCAGAACGGTCCTTCCAGTCAGGGCGACCATGGTGCtactgaggaggagaggccTCGCGTTGTTGGGGCATCGGCTGCTATCGCTGATGCGACCGCCGATCTACAATTAACAAACTTTCACTCAAGAGCGCACTCCATGACCAACAATCATGCGACAAAGGAGAAGTCTCGACACCTCATGGCCAAATTTCAAGACCAGGAGCTGACGAGCACTCGTAGCCCTTCCGTGCCGGGACTCTTCGCGTGGTGGGCTCCCCAGGACTGGGCATGGCTCCTGGAGGATCAACTCAGGGAATTGGGTGAAAGCACTTGAGCGGTGAATCATGTTATTGACCCCCCATGTAGCGCCTGTGTTGTCGACAGAAGGGCAGGTCATCTCCTCATGTTGAGGTCGAATATAGCCAGAAATTCTGCGATCCTTTCGTTAACGAAAAGACATTGCTTTGGCTACAAGGCGAAACCCTATAACCTTCTGATGACGCCGTTGCTGCTGCCAACTTACCAGGGAACACTCTTTGGTTGGACATGCGTGTCTCTTGTATTTGGCATACTTCTTGGGATCTAGTCAGAAACATTACAGCCCACGTATTAGTGTCCCTGTGAAGTACAAGCGAAATGATGGGTCATTATCTGGTATGATGCAATTTTGGCTTGATCTTACATTATGCTCACCTTGCAACGGCCTATATTTCTTGTTCTGGTTtaaacaccaagaacaagaattcGCACTTCGCACAGAACTAGTGGCTCCCTTGGAAGGGTTCAAGCAAAGCTCGGCGACGAAAACGAACCAGTCTCGTCGAAAGTGAGTGTGATTGTATCCTTCAAGGGCCGATGTTCTTTCAAATCAGTCTAGCCTTTTGCAGTAACTCCGGCCGAGATCCATTCACTAGATCATCTGATCTGGGATTCGGTAGTCGGTCAATATCACCCTGATCAGGCTCCAAAGAGTCCGGAGAAGAGACTAAGATGGATTCGTACTATCCGAGCGACGGGCCTCGGGGCTCTTCACGCTCGTAGTCACCGAGTCAAAATTCAACACATGACAGTTCCATCCGGTTGTCGGCCTATATCTCCAGATTGTGAGTCTATCGAATCAGATACGTAGGTTTTACCCCGGATTCTTCTCCAGGCATTGGGGAAGAGGATCATGCATATGGCcaaagacaagatcatcgtAAAACCCTGGCGGGAAAGACCTGGTTCAGCTCGCTAGGTGGATTGATTCGTCATATGTGCAGAAATGAGACAAGCAAGCTAAGGCCATATGCCCCAGCTTTATACCGATGTACTTTGAAAAAGGAATGCAGGCTTTCTCATCTCTGCTGTATCGCCTTGTGAAGAACTATAAGAAGAATGCCACCCCATGTATACATCCAATCGCTAACAGTACCTCCCTCAGGACCCTAGCCGTCGGCACCGCCACCCAAGTCACCACGAACAGCCTCTCGAGATGTTCCATTTCACCGTAACACCCCTGGCTCTTGCGGGATCCTTGGCCTACACTGTGATCGCGGTACCGGCCCCGAACAGCGAAACATGGAAGAATAAAGCTCTTTCCCCAGCTGAGCGCGCGGAGGCTCTGTTACCCACCCTCGAATGGACAGAGAAGATCGCTCAGTTGGGTGGTATAAGAAAGCTTCTGGATCCTAATTCAACCTTCAACCGGACTTCCTATGATGCACTGTATCCTCTGCAACATGGCATACTAAGTAGGTCTTTCGCCAAACACAATTGCGTAAAGCCTTGTCTCGACGAATAAGTCCCAAGCTAACAAGCAAATCATCAGGCTACGGTTCACAATTGAATCCTGCTGAAAAGGTGTTACCATTTGCGAATCAAGTCCGACAGGAACAGATGCAGGATGGCAAAGTTCCGTACATTACAGTCACAGATTCAGTCAACTCCATCTATGTGCCTGGAGGGACCTTATTTCCAGCAACCTTGTCACTCTCCACGACATGGGACCTGGATCTGTATGGACAAGTAACGGAAGCGATTCGAGACGAGAATATGGCTCTTGGGACGCACTGGGTACTAAGTCCTGAGCTAGACATAGCCAAGGATCCGAGATACGGCCGCGTGGGTGAGACGTAAGTGTTTATACAGTATCCTCTCCGATACCGCAATTTCTTTTCCAGTACatatttcttctcctttacATTCTCAGCATTGGCAACTTCCTGTGCACATGGACATGTGGCTAATCAATTTTCTACTAGCTACGGTGAAGATGTCTACCTTGTCGGCGAATTCGCGGCGCAGTATGTCCGAACTAtggaagagaaagatgagAACGGATTCATCAAAGTCGCCACGACGGTCAAGCACTTTTTATACGGAGAGGGCGCTGGCGGTATCAACACTGCAAGCATGGCTGGCGGCACCAATCATTTATACAACGACCTCGCCCTTCCGTACATTCGTGTGCTCAAGGAAAACCCCGCGTCTATCATGGTCTCGTATTCCAGCATCGATCGGGTCCCCATGTCAATCAACAAACAGCTTCTGCAGGGTATGCTCAGATCCGAAATGGGCTTTGAGGGCCTGCTCATGTCGGACGCTACGGCCATTCCACATCTTCACACCCAAAGCCTCCTGGCCTCATCCATCAAGGATGCAGCTACCAAGGCCCTCCGTGCCGGATTGCAGCTTGAACTAGCTCCTCAGCAACCAGCCGCATTTCCGAGTCTTGTTAACAGCTCGGACGATCACGAGATCGTGAGATTGGTCGACGAAGCGGTGAAGCAGCATTTGATCATCAAATTCGCAACTGGCATGTTCGATCTTCCCCTGCCCACGATGAGTGATCTCAAAAAGGTGCTCCGCTCATCCAAACATCTCGATGTCAACCGAAAGGCTTCACGCGAAGCAATCGTCCTACTGCAGAACAAAAACAAGTTTCTTCCCAAGCCCAAAATCTCCAAGGTTGCACTCCTCGGTCCTATGGCCGACATTCTGAATCCTGGAAGTTACGCTCCTAGTACGAGCGAGAAACCCTTGCATGGGCGCACGCTGAAGGGAAGCCTCGAGGCAGCTCTCGGCGCTCAGAACGTCAAGTACGTCAAAGGTGTTGACATTGCTTTCGTACATGATGGTGACAGTGAGGGCATCCAAGCTGCTGTCGCTGCTGCAAAGGAGGCTGGCCTTGCGATTGTGGCTGTCGGCTCTCTCTCCGTATACACGTTGGATCCAAATGCTGGTGAGCGAACAGATGGCGAATTCTTTACGCATGCCAGCTTGGGTTTCCCAGGTAGTCAGCAGCAACTCCTTGACGCTGTTCTCGACTCTGGCGTGCCCACGATTGTTGTTCTTAGTGGCGGTCAATCGTTTGTGCTCAACAACTCAACCATGCGGGCAGAAGCCATTCTCCATACGTTTCTCGCTGGCGAGCTCACCGCTGACAGCACGGTCGAGATCATCCAGGGCAAGGTTAACCCCAGCGGCAAGCTCACTGTGACTATGCCGCAAGCCGAGGGTGCGCTCCCAGTATACTACGACTTTCTGCCCTCTGACGCACAAGGCGGCGTAAGCTTCATTCAGACTCCTAGCGTTTGCGCCACATATGACTACAACTTCCCCTGTCTCAAGCGGGGCGATGCACCCATGCCTTTCGGCTACGGTCTCAGCTATACTACCTTCGACATCTCTGCTCCCAAGATTACTCAGAAGGATGGCAGTGTCTCTATTTCGGTCACGGTAACGAACACAGGCTCCCTTGCGGGCAAGAATGTCGTCCAGGTTTATCAGAGACCCACGAATTCCGAGATCGAGCTACCAAACAAACGTCTTATCCGctttgagaaggttgagcTGAAGCGAGGCCAGAGTAAGGTTGTCAACTTCAGTATACCCAAGAATGATCTTGGTTACTACAACAATGCCAAATACCAAGTCGAATCAGGAGAGTACATCTTCTGGACGGGTTCAAGTTCCAAGATCACTGACTTGAAGAATGCCACAATTACACTTTAATATTTCCGTTTACCGCTGGTAGTATCGAATAGTAGTCTATAGCCTAGATAGTTTTCGCAATTGCAGGTAATCTTGAAAGTCATTCGGATTCTATAATGAAGTTGCGCTCTTAGCTTTTGCTGATGgctattctttatattttgtGTGTTTTTAAGAACTTAATGAAGCCATGTAGGAACCTGTCTCATCCACAAAACCGACCAGAATGACGAGTATCTGAACAGGCAGACTCCAGACCTGGACAGGAGGCACTCCATCTTGTCGTCGAAATGCAAATAGAGTTACCCGCGGAAATATTACTCAAAGGAACTATGATATAAGCCCaaccttaacttaaagtgCCCCAAATCGCCCCTGCTCGTCGGAGCTCGTGGGGGCGAGATCCGTCCCGAGATGCGAGGCGACGAAGCGCCGGAGATAGGCCAACCATCATAGTTTCGGTGAATTATGAGTCCCAACAGTTATTAACTGATTCTGTTTTCAGGGAGTAGATAATGGCGTAATGTTGGGCAATTGGCTTGGCATTGAAATATCAAGGTCTTGAATGGTTCCTCGGGCAATGGTGCAATACCTCTCAGTTCTGTCGTGAACTGCAAATCTTTGCCAAGGACCACTGGAGTACAGCTTCGACCGAGAACCGAGGAATTTCAACAGATCCTAAAGGGCGTTATCGGCCAATTGACCTTTCGCTTATGTTGCTTTTCCACTTGGAAGCTTGGGGTACTTACCATCGAGACACAAATGCCTCCGCAACCATCCCAGGGGGGTTTATCAAGCAATAGTCAGAAGCGAAACCAAATAATACCATCAGAAGTGACCCCTACATTTCGCTATTATGTTCATTCCTGACGCCATAGATACATCATTAACCCCACGAAGTTGAGTCTTTCGAGATCAGTAACATGGATTTCACCATCGCCTGTACCAACGTTGATTTATACAAAAGGCGTTGTAACATCCAGGATGATTGCAAAAGGACTGCTGAAGAGAGACACATAACGCAGTGTCATTCACAATGGCACATTCCGATGATGTCCGTCCGTCAGACCCCAAGAACGCTGTTGACCTCCATATTGACTCAGCCGATTCGGATTCCTCCAAGTCAATACCCTCAACCAAGGTAATCCCTCTCATCCCTACACTTCCCCTCGCTGCACCAGAGGAACCTCGGAGCTGGTGGCAACGACGGCCTAAACAGGATGGAGAGGCTATTGCAACCCGTCGGTCCGTCTTTGACGACCCGGACATGGCGAGGCACTACCAGCCACGATCTGACTGGGAGAATCTGCATCGATTTGATCCTTCCGAGAGGTGGAATTTCAATGAGGAGCGCAAGGTCATTCGAAAGATTGACAAACGGATCATGATATTCGCTTGTGTCATGTTTATGGCTCTTGAGCTGGATCGATCAAATTTGTCTCAAGCTGTCTCGGATAACTTTCTGCCAGACCTGAAGATGGACACCAATGGTTAGTCTCTTCTATGCCAGATGACTTCATTGTTTGACTTTGCGTTGTTAGATTATAACCTTGGAAACACCGTCTTCAAGTTGTCTTTCTTGTGTGCCGAACTTCCCTCGCAGCTTGTCAGCAAATACCTTGGACCTGACCGTTGGATTCCGATGCAGTTGTGCCTCTGGAGTCTTATCTCTGCGGTATGTGATAAGAAGCCTTGATTCCTTGTTGGTATTGACGATATGGTCAGAGCCAATTCTGGTTGGATGGAAGGGCTTCGTTTCTGGCGTGCCGTGCTCTACTGGCCATTTTCCAGGGCGGATTTATCCCGGATGTGAGTAGCCAATAATGCCGTCCTGTCCAAGTGTTAGTGGCCGCAACTAATCTCGTACTGGAATGTTTGTAGACGATCCTATACCTGAGTTATTTCTACACTGCGAGTGAACTCACTGTTCGTCTGGCCTTCTTTTGGACGGCGTACAACGTCGCCGATATCATCAGCGGGTTTCTCGGAGCAGGCTTCCTCCAACTGCGAGGTTGGCATGGGTATGAGGGCTGGAGATGGTTGTTTCTCTTTGAGGTTTGTCGTCCAAGCTCTTGGTATCATTGACTGTACTGACGACTGGTGCGAATAGGGCCTGCTGACGCTCGCGGTTGGCATCTCCGCATGGTTTCTCATGCCTGCTGGACCCACTCAAACCTCAGGCATTCTCCGTGGTAAGAACGGTTGGTTCACTGAGCGGTAAGTTAACCTAAGATGGATATGCCTTCAAGACTGACCAGGGTACAGAGAGGAGCGTATCATGGTGAACCGAGTGATCCGTGACGATCCCAGCAAGGGCGACATGCATAACCGCCAACCCATTACTCCGAAGTTGCTATGGGCATCGCTCAAGGACTACGACCTCTGGCCAATCTATGCCATAGgtttgaccttcttgatccCAGCCACGCCACCCGCTCAGTACTTTACCTTGACCCTCCGGGGCCTCGGCTTTAATGTTCTTGTCACCAATCTTTTGACCATTCCCTATACGATCCTCTCCATTGGTGGCTTGCTACTGATCTCGTACCTTGCTGAGAAGTGGAATGAGAGATCTCTGCTTGGCCTAGCTGTTCAGATCTGGAAACTTCCGTTCATGATCTATCTGTACGTCGTGGACATGAGCACGGTCAACAGATGGGCCTCGTTCGCGGTGTTGACGCTGTTGCTTGGTTCTCCGACTGGTGAGCTTTCTCTCCCCTTGACTTACATATCACAGACTAACATTATGTTTTTAGCCCATCCAATCCAAGTCAGTTGGAACTCACGCAACTCCAATACCGTTCGTTTGAGGACAGTCTCGGCGGCTGTTTACAACATGTCCGTTCAATCCGCCGGTATTATCGCATCCAATGTGTACCGCAAAGAAGACGCGCCGAGATACCGTGAAGGAAACAAGAATCTTTTGGCGATCATTGCGCTCAACATTACATTGTATCTGTTGACCAGAACCTACTACATTTGGAGAAACAAGAGCCGAGATAGGATTTGGGACGCCATGGATGATGGGCAGAAGAAGCATTATCTTGACACCACAAAGGATGAAGGCAATAAGCGACTTGACTTTCGGTTTGCATATTAGTTGATCTAGGCTTCCTGCCGACTCGCAATAACAGAGGCTGTTTGTTTCAATGATGCAGATGTTTGGCGGCACGAGCGACTTTACTTCAGTTTTACTAGTTCCATTACTGAAAGGGAAAGAACAAAAAACAGTCTCGACAGACATTCAATTGATGTATTTGGTCATACATGCTCAAGTTCATGACAGTCTAGAAAGTGAAGATGTCGGGTTTATAATCCGTCATTTCTTATCATTACTGATAAGAGCAGCCAGTCAGGTTCAAGACAATCAGTGCAGGTGACACAGATAAGCAATCAGTCGCCTGATCCTTCTTATTCCGTACTAGCGCGTCTCTAGCCTTATCTCCATTCGCCGCCTCTGAGCATCACCAACTTAACTTTCCCCCGCCCTCATTTGTTCTCTAGCAAATGACATAACCCCAAAGCAGCATGTTTTGCTTTGTGCCCCAAGATCAAAGCCCCTGTGATGCCACCGCAGCGTCGATCATGGGTTGGTTGTGCGAGGTGTAAGAGCTTTAAAAAGAAGTGCAGTGAAGAGAGGCCCTCGTGTCAGAGATGTCAGACTGCCGGGGTCAAGTGCGAATACGGGGTCAAGCTCCGCTGGGGAGGGAGGCCGTTCAATCGGTCACCGTTTGGGGATTGTTTGTCACAGAATGAAGGCAACGTTCAAAGACTAGGCATGTCACTTATTCCTATCATTGCACAAGGTGTACACTAACAGTCTCTCAGATCTAAACAAGAAAAACTTCATATATGTTTCCCCTTCTACCCCCAGACCAGGCCCATCAAAGGCTGTGTCGCCTCCTCCAGATCAGAGCATCGATGAGCCAGAATGGATAACAACTTCTCCAGCAGAGGAACCTGAGTCTTCTCAACTTGTTGTCAGCCAACGGCAAATGTCAATGCCCCCTCTAACCCCATCCGTTGAGTTCTTCGGTCACCTATCACCCTTGCATCGATCAGGCCTGCAGTACTTCACCGAGAGGACCGTCAAAGTTCTTGCGCCACATCCCCAGATCTTTGACGAGTTGTGCGAACTCATCTTGCCAATGGCAGTCTTCAATGAGCCTTTACTGCAGGGCATCGTCGCGCTGGCGGCCACTCACCGACTTGCCACATGCAAAACAACCGAGGAGCAGTCCTCACAAGCGCTCATTGTTGCTGGCTTTCAAGCTCTAAGTTCCAGATCCCTTTGCCAGAAACTTTCAGAGTGTGATGAAGATCAACAACTCATTCCATTGCTGGCCACATCGAGAGCACTCTTTGTTTGCGAAGTCTTCGCGAGCGAGCCAAGTCCGGATCGATGGAGCGTTCATTTCCGCGGAGCGCGCGGGCTCATTTCTCGAATACACGACAAAGGTCTTTCTCAGAACCCGACGGATGAATTGAGATTCTTACTACGATGGTTCGACATGACCGAATCGCTGGTCTGTCTTTCGATGAGTGATCTCGCCCCAGAACAGTCGGCTATcccctcaccaacaacgcTCGCATCAGACACAGATGACGAACCTGTATACATCGATATGTATCTTTCGCGTACAAAGGACCTCCTTGGGGTGTTCAAAGAGATTGCACGACTAAGCCGAATTCAAAATGGTGGAACAACGTCAGAGACTTCGTTGCAAGGCGGGcaagttgaggctgaggtctGGTGGTTACTCAACTATCTACAGTCCATCATCGACCGAGATCAAGCGAACCCTCCGCCAGTCATGTCAATACGCGGTCGCGTTCTATCTGTTGCCGAAGTCCACGAATACCGCTTATCAAATCAGATATGGCAGCTCACCGGTCTGCTCCTCATTCATCGACGCTTACGCCATGAGAGAAGATCATCTCCTCTCATCCAAAACCTCGTCAATCAGATCCTCGAATGTGCAGAGCGTCTGACGCTACGAGACGGACTCACGCCGGTCACCCTGCTTACTCCGCCCTTGTTCTTTGCGGGTTGTGACGCGCTTGGTGATGATAGGCCAAGGATAAAGACTTCGTTACAGGGCGTCTCAACTGCTCTTGGACTTTTGAATACGCAGCGAGCATTGGAAATACTTGAACAGTATTGGAAAGCCGATCCGGGTGTCGATGACGATCTAGCCGATCGGTCGTGGCCTAGGATCTGTCAATTTTTACCGTACTAATGCCAATATCTTTCAAAGAGAACATTTTCAGAGACTCGACAACATTCACGAACACCTGACAAATGCCCAAGACAAAGCATCTCTATCTACTGAGCTGTGTGGCTTGCCAGCTGATTGTGGTAAGCCTCATTGCAAATTCTTCAAGCAAGGGCCAACTACCCAGGTAACTCGAGTTCCTTCATGCTCATCACTTAAGAAGCCCGTCGCGCCACCAGCCTCCCTGAGCGGAAATACCGACATACCATTTCAACTGCCTGGATCTTTATTCGTCTAGATGACTGAAAGACTGGCCCAAAGTGGAATCCATTCCCGTTGCTACccatctttgccttcttcaGGTTTAAGGCGATAAACCATACCAATCTCAAACTGTTGAAAAATGCCATGAGTACATGGCCATGCAATGGCCTCGTTCTTTACGCCGTCGTAGCCTATGCTTGGACCGTAGGCCTGATCTTCCAACCGATCAGGCTCCCTTCCATGCTCTCATGCACTTTACGGCATTTCCCATCCCCCATGGAACGTTTATTCAGCAGAGCCGATTTCTCCACTCTCACAGACTCGTTCTACATGGCACCTTATGATACACCTCGAACAAATCGTGCCTGGCCCATCTATAGCATGTCGTATGCGCGGCTAAGTCACTGTGATATCGAGGAACGAGTCTCATTGGCAAAGGTGGTCGAGTTGGTCAGTTGGGTTTCTCGTGCGAGGATACACCATATTCTAGCCTCGAGGCCAAAGGCAGGCTGTATCTTAGGTGCAAAAGCTGAGTACTTGGTGCGTTTTTTATGTTACTGGCAAGCGGGTAGAACTTGCAGCAATACTCCACGTAGCCACCTGGTTTGTTTTAAACTGGCAGCTTCTTCGAGCTTTGATTAAAGCTCCTGCATTTGTACAATATTGCACCACAACGGTCGTGATGTCAACTCAGCCAGTACCATGGCATTCAATCCTCCCAATCGATAGACAGCAATACTAGCCTTGTCTGAATATTCGTGGAGGATAGGACCTGAGAACCTGGAAATTCTATTTTCTTATTCTTTGGGGAGGAGTCTTGAGACTCATAATACAGAAACTTTAGGTCAAAATTTCAATCCCATGTAACTTTAAAACTCGAACTCCAAGATACAAAGAAAAGTGCTCCGCAGGGGAATTCCTCTAAACACCCATGCAACAACGCACAAAGACAAGACCAAAAATACCTAGTCTTAACCCCCATCAATTCCCTTTCCGCATGGCAAAGACGCTCAAAAAGATACTCCAGCCGAACCCAACACAAACTGCCACCAAAACCCGAGAGCGCACTGGAACCCATAGGAAATTGCAGATGGCAACTAATGGCCAGATATGCCAGCCAGCTTTGATGAGTGGCCAAAGTCGATTACGGATGACTTCCAGAACGAGGAAGGGGTGAGAAACACGTGCGATGTTTGTGCAGATGAGAAAGACGGACCCGCTGATGGCAAGACCAATTGTTTGATCAAGAATCAGCTTCGCCAAAACGTTGCGCCAAATGAGATCCGGGCTGATATTGAACCATCTCCTCGTCGTTCCTCTCGTATcatcgtccttcttctcctcaacctgCTTCACATCCGCCTGAACCTGCGGCAGGATCTCGTTCGCCCTGATTGCGTGGCCAGTGGGGAAGCAGTCCTCCAGGATGAATTGGATGATGTTGCCGACCTGAGAGCCTATGAATCCATAGATAGCAAACTCCAGTACCTGCTGGGCATCAAAAGTCGATACGCCTGGTGTCCTGTAGTGAATGATGAGCTGGGTGACCAGGTTTGCCGAGACCTTGATAGCTGTTGCCTGAAGGGCGAGGCGGAGATTGAGGGCGCGGACCATGGTGCGACGGCCCTGGGGACTAAGAGAGGGGGGTAATTAGGTAGTCATGAGAGAGAGGGACAAACGAGTGAATGGAAAAGTGAGGCGGGTACAGGGACAAGGctgatggtggtgttgatgtacgtgtatgtatgtattggATCTGATCTGGAGAAGCGGGAGAGATGACCAAAGATGATTAGTGACAGCCTGGCTTGTGCAAGGGAGGTCAAGGTCCCCCCTGAAATTTGACGAATGAGAACAGTTGTCCCTTTTGTGGGTCACGTAGCATTCAATTTCAGTGGGGGCTGAGACTCAAGGGCATTGGTATTATCTTCGTTACTTGGGGTTGCACAGCATATTTAACACAATCGCTCGATCAATTCGTGCTTCTGAAACATTTGTGCGCTTGGCATTGATGAAATCCATGACAAGTTCGTGATTCTGCGTCTATGGGGTTCAAAGCTGATGCTTGAGAGAGGAATTCCCCGCCAATTATAGATGCGCCTGGAATGTCAATTAACATGTGAATTTTTAAAGTGAAACCGAATGATACAATTGAGGTCGCCAATTAATCGACACTGGAGCGGGAGTCATATTGCAAAACGCTCAACGCTGAactataaatagaaaatctATAAATGACTCAGAATCTGGCACCTCAGCCTTCTGACGATTGTTGTCGTCCCGGGTAGGTGAAGGacgcaaaaaaaaaaaagaaaaaggaaaaggccaGTACAAAGCAGTGGTTGGCCAAAAATGTGGATAACAGTGGAATCAAACCACCAATATTGGACgaacagggaatcgaaccctggaccACTCCCAAATAACGCTCGCAGAGAACATGCTAAGGGAGTATTATACCACTAAACCATTCGCCCGAATGGATGATGAATTGACTTCAACCAGCGTCTAGATCCCACCACCGAGGCAGCGAGGCTGAGAATTTGCTGCAGCAACTTTGATGGccactaggttctctctgcttctctctgccggaataagctcacagccacaaatctcaactgcaaataacacttctagcccacgaTGCTTGATAATATCTCATCAGGATAAGAATAAATCAGAGTTAACAAATTTACTTATACACAGTCGAGAACACATAGAAACTCATCAGAGTACTTGAGACAGTCTCAATGGTTCCACCAACAACTATGTGCTTTGTCTAATGCCATTGATCTACAGACGATTAGCTGTTGTGAAGTCTCCAATGACACAAGCAGTAGTATCTTATTTCAATTCGTGTCCGAACCCCCGCTCTGTAGATAGAGGATATCTAAGGTGACATGGTGTGTGCATCTGAGGGAGATGTTGCTCTCAGGAAACTAAGTGATCGAGTGTTAGGCGgcaatcttcaacaacagcctTCAGGCAAAAGACTACATAAGTAAAGAGGATCCAAGTCAtgtaaagctatagattttaccTTTAGCAGAGCTCATGACATGCTTACAACATCCTGGGTTGATTATTCGTATTATGGTTTCCAGAAACTTGCTCGTGCACGTTCCTGAATGCTCTGCAGTTGCGTGAGTGGACGTCACTGACTCCGGTGGCTGCAGCAAGGCCCACTTCTGTGGGTAAGTCTCTATCGTTGAAATATCTATCTACGTATTCCAAAACCCCCCTCcaatctcttccttcttcaccTGCATCTCTCAGTGTCCATCTCACGATCTCACCATGGATCCTCCCGTCAGAGGCACACGAGTAGGCTCTCCCATCCCTGGACTTGATCCAATATCATTAACATGTTCTTTTTAGCTGGT harbors:
- a CDS encoding hypothetical protein (EggNog:ENOG41~CAZy:GH3) — its product is MFHFTVTPLALAGSLAYTVIAVPAPNSETWKNKALSPAERAEALLPTLEWTEKIAQLGGIRKLLDPNSTFNRTSYDALYPLQHGILSYGSQLNPAEKVLPFANQVRQEQMQDGKVPYITVTDSVNSIYVPGGTLFPATLSLSTTWDLDLYGQVTEAIRDENMALGTHWVLSPELDIAKDPRYGRVGETYGEDVYLVGEFAAQYVRTMEEKDENGFIKVATTVKHFLYGEGAGGINTASMAGGTNHLYNDLALPYIRVLKENPASIMVSYSSIDRVPMSINKQLLQGMLRSEMGFEGLLMSDATAIPHLHTQSLLASSIKDAATKALRAGLQLELAPQQPAAFPSLVNSSDDHEIVRLVDEAVKQHLIIKFATGMFDLPLPTMSDLKKVLRSSKHLDVNRKASREAIVLLQNKNKFLPKPKISKVALLGPMADILNPGSYAPSTSEKPLHGRTLKGSLEAALGAQNVKYVKGVDIAFVHDGDSEGIQAAVAAAKEAGLAIVAVGSLSVYTLDPNAGERTDGEFFTHASLGFPGSQQQLLDAVLDSGVPTIVVLSGGQSFVLNNSTMRAEAILHTFLAGELTADSTVEIIQGKVNPSGKLTVTMPQAEGALPVYYDFLPSDAQGGVSFIQTPSVCATYDYNFPCLKRGDAPMPFGYGLSYTTFDISAPKITQKDGSVSISVTVTNTGSLAGKNVVQVYQRPTNSEIELPNKRLIRFEKVELKRGQSKVVNFSIPKNDLGYYNNAKYQVESGEYIFWTGSSSKITDLKNATITL
- a CDS encoding hypothetical protein (EggNog:ENOG41) yields the protein MAHSDDVRPSDPKNAVDLHIDSADSDSSKSIPSTKVIPLIPTLPLAAPEEPRSWWQRRPKQDGEAIATRRSVFDDPDMARHYQPRSDWENLHRFDPSERWNFNEERKVIRKIDKRIMIFACVMFMALELDRSNLSQAVSDNFLPDLKMDTNDYNLGNTVFKLSFLCAELPSQLVSKYLGPDRWIPMQLCLWSLISATILYLSYFYTASELTVRLAFFWTAYNVADIISGFLGAGFLQLRGWHGYEGWRWLFLFEGLLTLAVGISAWFLMPAGPTQTSGILRGKNGWFTEREERIMVNRVIRDDPSKGDMHNRQPITPKLLWASLKDYDLWPIYAIGLTFLIPATPPAQYFTLTLRGLGFNVLVTNLLTIPYTILSIGGLLLISYLAEKWNERSLLGLAVQIWKLPFMIYLYVVDMSTVNRWASFAVLTLLLGSPTAHPIQVSWNSRNSNTVRLRTVSAAVYNMSVQSAGIIASNVYRKEDAPRYREGNKNLLAIIALNITLYLLTRTYYIWRNKSRDRIWDAMDDGQKKHYLDTTKDEGNKRLDFRFAY